From a single Pseudomonas sp. A34-9 genomic region:
- a CDS encoding alpha/beta fold hydrolase: MPFFTVDGQALHYIDQGTGPAVLLAGSYLWDQAMWAPQIAALSPHYRVIALDLWGHGESGRLPEGTTSLDDIASQAQALLDHLDIDRVTLVGLSVGGMWGARLALSAPQRINGLVLMDTYVGVEPEPTRQYYFSLFKQIEESGEISEQLLDIVVPIFFRPGIDPQSALYQDFRAKLAAYSSDRLRESIVPMGRITFGRDDLLPRLGELNAATTLVLCGDQDKPRPPSETQEMAELIGCPWALVPEAGHISNLENPEFVTEALLAFLAERH, translated from the coding sequence ATGCCTTTTTTCACGGTGGACGGACAAGCGCTGCACTACATTGATCAAGGCACAGGCCCGGCGGTATTGCTGGCTGGCAGCTACTTGTGGGATCAGGCCATGTGGGCGCCGCAGATCGCCGCGTTATCGCCGCACTATCGGGTGATTGCGCTGGATCTGTGGGGCCACGGTGAGTCGGGACGGTTGCCTGAAGGCACGACATCGCTGGACGACATCGCCAGTCAGGCGCAGGCCCTGCTCGACCATCTGGACATCGACCGGGTCACGCTGGTTGGCCTGTCGGTCGGCGGCATGTGGGGCGCGCGTCTGGCGTTGTCGGCACCGCAGCGGATCAACGGTCTGGTGCTGATGGACACTTACGTTGGCGTCGAACCCGAGCCTACCCGTCAATACTACTTCTCGCTGTTCAAGCAAATCGAAGAAAGCGGCGAAATCTCCGAGCAGTTGCTCGACATCGTCGTACCGATCTTCTTTCGGCCCGGCATCGACCCGCAGTCGGCGCTGTATCAGGATTTTCGCGCGAAACTGGCGGCGTACTCTTCGGATCGCCTGCGCGAAAGCATTGTGCCGATGGGGCGTATCACCTTTGGCCGTGATGACTTGTTGCCACGGCTGGGCGAATTGAATGCCGCGACCACGCTGGTGCTGTGTGGCGATCAGGACAAACCGCGACCACCGTCGGAAACGCAGGAAATGGCCGAGCTGATCGGTTGTCCGTGGGCGTTGGTACCGGAGGCGGGGCATATCTCCAATCTGGAGAATCCTGAGTTTGTCACCGAGGCGTTGCTCGCCTTCCTGGCTGAGCGCCATTGA
- the dsbD gene encoding protein-disulfide reductase DsbD — MRRFFLLFALLMSSLAQAGNNPFETKPEFLPVDQAFVLTSERLESGETQLFWQITDGYYLYQKRLKFDGLNAAQQPTLPEGESHSDEFFGEQPVYRQGLEVKIPAAATGQIKVSYQGCADAGLCYPPQTRVIDLGGKAAVAANAEAPDQALASSLQQRALGWSLLVFFGLGLLLAFTPCTLPMLPILAGMVVGSGATPRRGFALAGSYVICMALVYAAMGVIAALLGANLQAWLQNPWLLGTFAAIFVVLALPMFGFFELQLPVALRDRLEHASRSRSGGSLIGAGVLGALSGLLVGPCMTAPLAGALLYIAQSGNALHGGLILFSLGIGIGVPLLLLVTVGNRFLPKPGAWMNLLKGVFGFLFLATALLMLRPVLDASLWLGLCGALLLIAAFCAWKQSEGFGRVAQMFGASSLLLGLWGSLLVIGAAGGSDDPYQPLQVYSAGRVNAALPSGHDAFTTIKELAALQRELDAAKAQGQWVLLDYYADWCVSCKVMEKQVFGKDNVMQALSDVRLLRLDVTADNAASRELLSRYKVPGPPSFVWIGTDGEERRSQRITGEVDAETFLQRWTTTRDAN, encoded by the coding sequence ATGCGTCGTTTTTTTCTATTATTTGCTCTGCTGATGTCCAGCCTGGCCCAGGCTGGAAACAATCCATTTGAGACAAAACCGGAGTTTCTGCCGGTCGACCAGGCATTCGTGCTCACGTCCGAACGCCTGGAATCCGGTGAAACGCAGTTGTTCTGGCAAATCACCGACGGTTATTACCTGTATCAGAAACGCCTGAAATTCGACGGACTGAATGCAGCACAGCAACCGACGCTCCCCGAAGGCGAATCCCACAGCGACGAGTTTTTCGGTGAACAACCGGTCTATCGCCAAGGGCTGGAAGTGAAAATCCCGGCGGCAGCCACGGGGCAGATCAAGGTCAGCTATCAGGGCTGTGCCGATGCCGGCCTGTGCTATCCGCCGCAAACCCGAGTCATCGACCTGGGGGGCAAAGCGGCAGTGGCCGCAAACGCTGAAGCTCCCGATCAGGCCTTGGCCAGTAGCCTGCAGCAACGGGCGCTGGGCTGGAGCTTGCTGGTGTTTTTCGGCCTCGGTCTGTTGCTGGCATTCACGCCTTGCACATTGCCAATGCTGCCGATTCTGGCCGGCATGGTGGTCGGCAGTGGTGCTACCCCGCGTCGAGGTTTCGCGCTGGCCGGCAGTTATGTGATCTGCATGGCCCTGGTGTATGCCGCGATGGGCGTGATCGCCGCGCTGCTCGGGGCCAACCTGCAGGCGTGGTTACAGAATCCGTGGCTGCTCGGCACGTTCGCGGCGATTTTTGTGGTGCTGGCTTTGCCGATGTTCGGTTTCTTCGAACTGCAATTGCCGGTTGCCCTGCGCGATCGTCTTGAACACGCCTCGCGCAGTCGCAGCGGTGGCAGCCTGATTGGCGCCGGGGTCCTCGGTGCCTTGTCCGGTCTGCTGGTCGGCCCGTGCATGACCGCGCCGCTGGCAGGTGCGTTGTTGTACATCGCGCAGAGCGGCAATGCATTGCACGGTGGTTTGATTCTGTTCTCGCTGGGCATCGGCATCGGTGTGCCTTTGTTGTTGCTGGTGACCGTGGGCAATCGCTTCCTGCCCAAACCCGGTGCCTGGATGAACCTGCTCAAAGGCGTGTTCGGTTTCCTCTTCCTCGCCACGGCGCTGTTGATGTTGCGACCAGTCCTGGATGCATCGTTGTGGTTGGGCCTGTGCGGTGCATTGCTGTTGATCGCGGCGTTCTGTGCCTGGAAACAGTCCGAGGGTTTTGGCCGCGTTGCGCAGATGTTCGGCGCCAGTTCGCTGTTGCTCGGGCTGTGGGGCAGTTTGCTGGTGATTGGTGCGGCGGGCGGCAGCGATGATCCGTATCAGCCGTTGCAGGTGTACAGTGCCGGCCGCGTCAACGCAGCGCTGCCATCGGGTCATGATGCGTTCACCACGATCAAGGAGCTGGCGGCGCTGCAACGCGAACTCGATGCCGCCAAGGCTCAGGGTCAGTGGGTGCTGCTCGATTACTACGCCGACTGGTGTGTGTCGTGCAAAGTCATGGAAAAGCAGGTATTCGGCAAGGACAACGTGATGCAAGCGCTGAGTGATGTGCGTCTGCTCAGGCTGGATGTTACCGCCGACAACGCCGCCAGCCGTGAATTGCTCAGCCGCTACAAGGTGCCAGGGCCACCGAGCTTCGTCTGGATCGGCACCGATGGCGAAGAACGCCGCAGCCAGCGCATTACCGGCGAAGTCGATGCCGAGACGTTTCTGCAACGCTGGACCACCACCCGGGACGCCAATTAA
- a CDS encoding TlpA disulfide reductase family protein, protein MLTLTLGTFAIALNHLLLISALALATFVGWRVAKRGGDNPESALFSLFLLGMLAARVAFVLLYWSHYRNDPWQIVDLRDGGFLAWPGVIVLLLAALYRGWRRPGLRRPLGFGVASGVAFWLLATLSLNIYEQGTRLPNIDLRNAAGEKIQLSDYQGGPLVINLWATWCPPCRREMPVLENAQQQRPDLTFLFVNQAESMQSVATFLETQGLSLNNVLFDRSGRLGQAVGSMALPTTLFYSPDGRLLSSHLGELSNASLARALENFDTPNPNSNPATAPATSVRKLPCPASATC, encoded by the coding sequence ATGCTGACCCTGACCCTCGGCACCTTTGCCATCGCGCTTAACCACCTGCTGCTGATCAGTGCCCTGGCACTGGCAACCTTTGTCGGCTGGCGGGTGGCCAAGCGTGGCGGCGATAATCCCGAGTCGGCACTGTTCAGCCTGTTTTTACTGGGCATGCTCGCAGCGCGGGTGGCCTTTGTGCTGCTGTACTGGTCGCACTATCGCAATGATCCATGGCAAATCGTCGATTTGCGTGACGGTGGTTTCCTCGCCTGGCCGGGTGTGATTGTGCTGTTGCTGGCGGCGCTGTATCGCGGCTGGCGTCGCCCGGGTCTGCGTCGCCCATTGGGCTTTGGCGTGGCCAGCGGTGTGGCGTTCTGGTTGCTGGCGACACTGTCGTTGAACATCTACGAACAAGGCACCCGGCTGCCGAACATCGACCTGCGCAACGCTGCCGGGGAAAAGATCCAGCTCAGCGACTATCAGGGCGGTCCGCTGGTGATCAATCTGTGGGCGACCTGGTGCCCACCCTGCCGTCGCGAGATGCCGGTGCTGGAGAATGCCCAGCAACAACGCCCGGACCTGACCTTCCTGTTCGTCAATCAGGCCGAAAGCATGCAGAGCGTGGCGACGTTTCTCGAAACCCAGGGCCTGAGCCTCAATAACGTGCTGTTCGACCGCAGTGGCCGGCTGGGTCAAGCCGTCGGTTCCATGGCATTGCCGACTACGCTGTTCTATAGCCCTGACGGTCGACTGCTGAGCAGCCACCTGGGCGAGTTATCCAACGCCAGCCTGGCTCGCGCGCTGGAAAACTTTGACACCCCGAACCCGAATTCGAACCCGGCCACCGCACCGGCCACCTCTGTAAGGAAACTGCCATGCCCCGCCTCCGCCACCTGCTGA
- the dsbG gene encoding thiol:disulfide interchange protein DsbG, translating into MPRLRHLLTLTLGSALLHLPSVQAAEELPAAIKQIEAKGAKIVGQFDAPDGLRGYAAQYQNRGMALYLTPDGKHVLLGNLYDADGKDLSSEPLQKLVYAPMAKEVWAKFETSNWIQDGNKDAPRTVYLFSDPNCPYCNMFWEQARPWVKAGKVQLRHIMVGIIREDSPGKSAALLAAKDPAKALEDHEKAGKGSSLKALKDIPAAVQSKLAANMQLMEDLDLQATPAIFYMDDKGELQQQQGAPSPDKLAKILGPK; encoded by the coding sequence ATGCCCCGCCTCCGCCACCTGCTGACGCTGACTCTGGGCAGCGCCCTGCTGCACCTGCCGTCGGTGCAGGCCGCTGAAGAATTGCCCGCGGCGATCAAGCAGATCGAAGCCAAAGGCGCGAAAATCGTCGGCCAGTTCGATGCCCCCGATGGTCTGCGCGGTTACGCGGCGCAGTATCAGAATCGTGGCATGGCGCTGTACCTGACCCCGGATGGCAAACACGTGTTGCTGGGCAATCTGTACGACGCCGACGGCAAGGACCTGAGCAGCGAGCCGCTGCAAAAACTGGTTTACGCGCCGATGGCCAAGGAAGTCTGGGCCAAGTTCGAGACCAGCAACTGGATTCAGGACGGCAACAAGGATGCGCCGCGCACGGTGTACCTGTTCAGCGATCCGAACTGCCCGTACTGCAACATGTTCTGGGAACAGGCGCGACCATGGGTCAAGGCCGGCAAGGTGCAATTACGTCACATCATGGTCGGCATCATCCGCGAGGACAGCCCGGGTAAATCGGCGGCGCTGCTGGCAGCGAAAGATCCGGCCAAGGCCCTGGAAGATCACGAAAAGGCTGGCAAGGGCAGTTCGCTAAAAGCGCTTAAGGATATTCCAGCGGCCGTGCAGAGCAAATTGGCAGCGAACATGCAGTTGATGGAAGACCTCGATTTGCAGGCGACGCCGGCAATCTTCTATATGGATGACAAGGGCGAGCTGCAACAGCAGCAAGGCGCGCCGTCGCCGGACAAGTTGGCGAAGATTCTCGGGCCTAAATAA